The proteins below are encoded in one region of Hordeum vulgare subsp. vulgare chromosome 3H, MorexV3_pseudomolecules_assembly, whole genome shotgun sequence:
- the LOC123445683 gene encoding protein SODIUM POTASSIUM ROOT DEFECTIVE 1-like isoform X2 — protein MASLLLKGVHKRLGLPSISISCSSADATNIIASTGTVAGVGSSSGRAIDRHSPRLRDPHRSSTSKPPRPSTSSITTKGSASLEDTKMQQNGHGSKKKKKKKSTTAAAAGITGASSRPSAKRLVSPATSSRFLLNSSRLLSDDLDVLALPPPPPPSFIDVLPGGEGKTPSFVDAFPADLSLPAPFAKEAPPSTVHQAESSSSSGTSSASSSSEISAVQEEEQQEKAAVLARSSSSTTTERRRTTQVVVVLRVSLHCKGCAGKVKKHIAKMEGVTSFDIDIASKKVTVVGDVTPLGVLTSVSKVKPAQFWPSQPCPPRASASF, from the coding sequence GGCGTGCACAAGCGGCTGGGCCTgccctccatctccatctcctGCTCCTCCGCAGACGCCACCAACATCATCGCCTCCACAGGCACCGTCGCCGGCGTCGGCAGCAGCAGCGGCCGGGCCATCGACCGCCACTCTCCGCGCCTCCGCGACCCGCACCGATCCTCCACCTCCAAGCCGCCCAGGCCAAGCACCAGTAGCATCACCACCAAAGGCTCGGCGTCGTTAGAGGACACCAAGATGCAGCAGAACGGCCATggcagcaagaagaagaagaagaagaagagcaccaCCGCTGCTGCTGCTGGGATTACTGGCGCCAGTAGCAGACCTTCGGCGAAGAGGCTGGTCAGCCCGGCCACGTCGTCCAGGTTCCTCCTCAACTCCTCCCGCCTGCTGTCCGACGACCTCGACGTCCTCGCGCTGCCCCCTCCCCCGCCGCCGTCCTTCATCGACGTGCTCCCCGGAGGCGAAGGGAAGACACCGTCCTTCGTCGACGCGTTCCCCGCTGACCTCTCCCTGCCGGCTCCCTTTGCCAAGGAGGCACCGCCGTCGACCGTGCACCAAGCagagtcctcgtcgtcgtcagggACGTCCTCTGCTTCGTCGTCGTCGGAGATCTCCGCCGTCCAAGAAGAGGAGCAGCAGGAGAAGGCGGCGGTGCTGGcgcggtcgtcctcctccacgacCACGGAAAGAAGAAGGACGAcgcaggtggtggtggtgctgcgcgTGTCGCTGCACTGCAAGGGGTGCGCGGGCAAGGTGAAGAAGCACATCGCCAAGATGGAGGGCGTGACCTCGTTCGACATCGACATCGCGAGCAAGAAGGTGACGGTGGTCGGCGACGTGACGCCGCTGGGCGTGCTCACAAGCGTCTCCAAGGTCAAGCCCGCCCAGTTCTGGCCGTCGCAGCCGTGCCCCCCGCGCGCATCCGCCTCATTCTGA
- the LOC123445683 gene encoding protein SODIUM POTASSIUM ROOT DEFECTIVE 1-like isoform X1 translates to MASLLLKGVHKRLGLPSISISCSSADATNIIASTGTVAGVGSSSGRAIDRHSPRLRDPHRSSTSKPPRPSTSSITTKGSASLEDTKMQQNGHGSKKKKKKKSTTAAAAGITGASSRPSAKRLVSPATSSRFLLNSSRLLSDDLDVLALPPPPPPSFIDVLPGGEGKTPSFVDAFPADLSLPAPFAKEAPPSTVHQAESSSSSGTSSASSSSEISAVQEEEQQEKAAVLARSSSSTTTERRRTTQVVVVLRVSLHCKGCAGKVKKHIAKMEGVTSFDIDIASKKVTVVGDVTPLGVLTSVSKVKPAQFWPSQPCPPRASASF, encoded by the coding sequence ATGGCGTCTCTGCTTCTCAAGGGCGTGCACAAGCGGCTGGGCCTgccctccatctccatctcctGCTCCTCCGCAGACGCCACCAACATCATCGCCTCCACAGGCACCGTCGCCGGCGTCGGCAGCAGCAGCGGCCGGGCCATCGACCGCCACTCTCCGCGCCTCCGCGACCCGCACCGATCCTCCACCTCCAAGCCGCCCAGGCCAAGCACCAGTAGCATCACCACCAAAGGCTCGGCGTCGTTAGAGGACACCAAGATGCAGCAGAACGGCCATggcagcaagaagaagaagaagaagaagagcaccaCCGCTGCTGCTGCTGGGATTACTGGCGCCAGTAGCAGACCTTCGGCGAAGAGGCTGGTCAGCCCGGCCACGTCGTCCAGGTTCCTCCTCAACTCCTCCCGCCTGCTGTCCGACGACCTCGACGTCCTCGCGCTGCCCCCTCCCCCGCCGCCGTCCTTCATCGACGTGCTCCCCGGAGGCGAAGGGAAGACACCGTCCTTCGTCGACGCGTTCCCCGCTGACCTCTCCCTGCCGGCTCCCTTTGCCAAGGAGGCACCGCCGTCGACCGTGCACCAAGCagagtcctcgtcgtcgtcagggACGTCCTCTGCTTCGTCGTCGTCGGAGATCTCCGCCGTCCAAGAAGAGGAGCAGCAGGAGAAGGCGGCGGTGCTGGcgcggtcgtcctcctccacgacCACGGAAAGAAGAAGGACGAcgcaggtggtggtggtgctgcgcgTGTCGCTGCACTGCAAGGGGTGCGCGGGCAAGGTGAAGAAGCACATCGCCAAGATGGAGGGCGTGACCTCGTTCGACATCGACATCGCGAGCAAGAAGGTGACGGTGGTCGGCGACGTGACGCCGCTGGGCGTGCTCACAAGCGTCTCCAAGGTCAAGCCCGCCCAGTTCTGGCCGTCGCAGCCGTGCCCCCCGCGCGCATCCGCCTCATTCTGA